A single region of the Drosophila takahashii strain IR98-3 E-12201 chromosome 2R, DtakHiC1v2, whole genome shotgun sequence genome encodes:
- the LOC108061484 gene encoding pseudouridylate synthase TRUB2, mitochondrial: MALTKVYDAATVFKHLGGVLNVYKPAGMKVKHVRNAILTNICKGLNEMEQREPRKLPEDRPLLGTGTAADPVLQNIAAQTDMSDHVLSAGPRYLPRDISCTTVSSLGDHTSGVLLLGINRGSGQATSIRRNRPVRVYHITGRLGSATENHLPDSRVTMRSNHRHVSADRISGLAASMQASHQRKMFELCGVDLQTQEAYELACRGLLRPADDSQPVVYGIKLIHFERPHFTLELHSINETQEYLAALIHDMALELRTTAHCSQLRCVRHAHFDVRDSLLRHSWHLPGIVKNLRQQRDILRAHPQLLRQPRVELQAVQ, from the exons ATGGCTCTCACGAAGGTCTACGATGCTGCCACCGTTTTTAAGCACCTGGGTGGCGTTCTCAATGTTTACAAGCCGGCAGGCATGAAGGTGAAGCACGTGCGGAATGCCATACTCACCAACATTTGCAAGG GACTCAACGAAATGGAGCAGCGGGAGCCCCGTAAATTGCCAGAGGACAGACCCCTGCTGGGCACAGGAACCGCCGCGGATCCTGTGCTGCAGAATATAGCTGCCCAGACGGATATGTCGGACCACGTTCTGTCCGCCGGACCGCGATACCTTCCGCGGGACATCAGCTGCACCACAGTTTCCAGCCTGGGGGATCACACCAGCGGAGTGCTTC TCTTAGGGATCAACAGGGGATCGGGTCAGGCGACCAGCATTCGGAGGAACCGCCCTGTACGGGTTTACCACATAACCGGACGACTGGGCAGTGCCACAGAGAACCACCTGCCGGACTCACGGGTCACGATGCGCTCCAACCACCGACACGTCTCTGCGGACAGGATCAGCGGCCTGGCCGCCTCCATGCAGGCCTCTCATCAGCGCAAAATGTTCGAGCTCTGCGGCGTCGATTTGCAGACCCAGGAGGCCTACGAACTGGCCTGTCGGGGGCTCCTCCGTCCGGCGGACGACAGTCAACCCGTTGTCTACGGCATCAAGCTGATCCACTTCGAAAGGCCGCACTTTACGCTGGAACTGCACTCGATTAATGAGACGCAGGAATATTTAGCCGCCCTAATACACGACATGGCCTTGGAACTCCGCACCACAGCGCATTGCTCCCAGCTGCGTTGTGTACGACATGCCCACTTTGATGTGAGGGATAGTCTGCTTAGACACTCCTGGCACTTGCCAGGCATCGTTAAGAACCTGCGCCAACAACGAGACATTCTACGAGCGCATCCTCAACTCCTGAGACAGCCCCGAGTCGAGCTACAAGCTGTACAATAA
- the l(2)k09848 gene encoding WD repeat-containing protein 74, which translates to MKWTTANIKHANYTAQHELYVGTHTGSFKHLLPGSEKSPHGQANLSDLGALDKESRVTSLAFGNEAQTEILLGRAKNDVELHSFAQGGGSKKTVSFTAAPIVGLARYNDKLIAGIGNGQIQSLELEAEEKAEPVVISTGNQMDHLRQCAQVRSIVATGGKERQNNLKVYDLSADGKQIFSSKNLPNDYLQLEVPVWDSDIGFVDGPSVLATCSRTGYVRLYDTRKQRRPVACFASEEHGMSFATLVARGNFIYTGTTMGALKAFDTRRMKTHVHTYKGFTGGISDLHLDVTGRYLSSASLDRYVRIHDTESTVLLYQCYVKSKATKILIRQLESEPQVAAQPEDEAEPEVVNNVKQNKSIKATPVDNEYEDMFEQMPTVGDSDNESEEEEKAATKQSKAKLKRKNPSQSLKTKKTKL; encoded by the exons ATGAAGTGGACTACGGCAAATATAAAGCACGCCAACTACACGGCGCAGCACGAACTGTATGTGGGCACACACACGGGCTCCTTCAAGC ACCTGTTGCCCGGATCTGAGAAGTCCCCCCATGGACAAGCCAACCTCAGCGACCTGGGCGCTCTGGACAAAGAATCCCGCGTCACATCGCTGGCCTTTGGCAACGAGGCCCAGACGGAAATCCTACTCGGCCGGGCCAAGAACGACGTGGAGCTGCACTCCTTTGCGCAGGGAGGCGGTTCCAAGAAGACAGTATCCTTTACCGCCGCTCCGATCGTTGGATTGGCACGGTACAATGATAAGCTGATTGCCGGCATTGGCAACGGACAGATTCAGAGCCTTGAGCTGGAGGCGGAGGAGAAAGCGGAGCCCGTGGTCATTAGCACAGGCAACCAAATGGACCATCTGCGCCAGTGCGCGCAGGTCAGGAGCATTGTGGCCACCGGCGGCAAGGAGCGTCAGAACAATCTGAAGGTCTACGACCTGAGCGCCGACGGCAAGCAGATCTTCAGCTCCAAGAACCTGCCGAACGACTATCTGCAGCTGGAGGTGCCCGTCTGGGACAGCGACATCGGCTTTGTGGACGGGCCCAGTGTGCTGGCCACCTGCTCGCGAACCGGATACGTGCGTCTCTACGATACGCGCAAGCAGCGCCGTCCGGTCGCCTGTTTTGCCAGCGAAGAGCACGGAATGAGCTTTGCTACTTTGGTGGCGAGGGGAAATTTCATCTACACGGGCACCACAATGGGCGCTCTAAAAGCCTTCGACACTCGACGCATGAAAACGCATGTGCATACGTACAAGGGATTCACCGGCGGCATCAGTGATCTTCATCTGGACGTCACTGGCCGGTACTTGAGCTCCGCTAGTCTCGACCGATATGTTCGCATCCATGACACTGAGTCCACCGTGCTGCTCTACCAATGCTACGTCAAATCGAAGGCCACCAAGATTCTTATTCGTCAGCTGGAGAGTGAGCCACAGGTTGCTGCACAGCCCGAGGATGAAGCAGAGCCAGAAGTCGTTAATAACGTGAAGCAAAACAAGAGCATCAAAGCAACACCTGTGGACAATGAATACGAAGACATGTTCGAGCAGATGCCCACTGTGGG CGACAGTGATAATGAGTCAGAGGAAGAAGAGAAGGCGGCTACCAAGCAATCAAAGGCCAAGCTGAAAAGGAAAAATCCCAGCCAGTCcttgaaaacgaaaaaaacaaagttgTAA
- the SmydA-5 gene encoding SET domain-containing protein SmydA-8 has protein sequence MVSSTDCPVCGVAASQACTRCKMVRYCDREHQKQHWPQHKRSCRPFAEAEDTELGRYLMATQDIAAGQIVFVEEPLVVGPKWYPSDAEKEASVVPCVGCSMPSRLGKHQCRRCRWPVCSSNCEHEALECSVLSLGSSGQPPRSDARSLNDYFRGEALLVLKCLLLQRQNPAKWAALLEMQSHEEERRGTEMHEEAEKRVVSYLQQRFLRRLQKTKPNLLPDCGSELLHRLCGIVETNFMVIELPTGVEMSGLFRQACMMEHACQPNCDFVFDALTQQLAVRAGCNLKKGDHLRITYTNILWGTQLRQHHLRLTKHFSCRCSRCLDPTEYGTYISALACLGDVNQTCSGTHLPVDPLDENTQWKCDTCPMVVDGAYVAELQTHMTEQVDGLMNGCPSANQVELLLARLSQMLHPNHFHTFNLRHTLIQLYGNEAGLELAGLSAVQLERKLRLCDELYDVCRRLDPYSIKLAIYVTVILIEMAHTLEEQARRASAEGSSLLELAQARLKEAQVVMEKEQQSVAGQKLNAKLQKEVFECEKQILTYTYNQKRDVGQK, from the exons ATGGTCTCTAGCACGGACTGTCCCGTTTGCGGAGTGGCCGCCTCGCAGGCGTGCACCAGGTGCAAGATGGTGCGCTACTGCGACCGGGAGCACCAGAAGCAGCACTGGCCGCAGCACAAGCGCAGCTGCAGGCCCTTCGCCGAGGCGGAGGATACCGAGCTGGGCAGGTATTTAATGGCCACCCAGGACATTGCTGCCGGCCAGATAGTCTTCGTGGAGGAGCCCCTGGTGGTGGGGCCCAAGTGGTATCCCTCCGACGCCGAGAAGGAGGCCTCCGTCGTTCCGTGCGTGGGCTGTTCCATGCCCAGTCGCCTGGGCAAGCACCAGTGTCGCAG GTGCCGTTGGCCCGTCTGCAGTTCCAACTGTGAGCACGAGGCCCTGGAATGCAGTGTGCTCAGCCTGGGATCGTCGGGCCAACCGCCTCGTTCGGATGCCCGTTCCCTGAACGACTACTTCAGGGGAGAGGCCCTCCTGGTGCTCAAGtgcctgctgctgcagcgACAGAACCCGGCCAAGTGGGCTGCTCTGCTGGAGATGCAGTCGCACGAGGAGGAGCGCCGGGGCACCGAGATGCACGAGGAGGCGGAGAAGCGGGTGGTGAGCTACCTGCAGCAGCGCTTCTTGCGCCGCCTGCAGAAGACCAAGCCCAATCTGTTGCCCGACTGCGGATCGGAGTTGCTGCATCGCCTGTGCGGCATCGTGGAGACCAACTTTATGGTCATCGAGCTGCCGACGGGAGTGGAAATGAGCGGGCTGTTCCGGCAGGCCTGCATGATGGAGCACGCCTGCCAGCCCAATTGTGATTTTGTGTTCGATGCTTTGACTCAGCAACTGGCTGTGCGGGCAGGCTGTAACCTGAAAAAGGGCGACCACTTACGCATCACCTACACCAACATTTTGTGGGGCACCCAACTGCGCCAGCATCATCTGCGCCTAACGAAGCATTTCAGCTGCCGTTGCAGTCGCTGTCTGGATCCCACGGAATACGGCACGTATATCAGTGCACTGGCTTGTCTGGGCGATGTAAACCAGACCTGCAGTGGCACCCATCTGCCCGTGGATCCGTTGGACGAGAACACTCAGTGGAAGTGCGATACCTGCCCCATGGTGGTGGATGGAGCCTACGTAGCCGAGCTGCAGACCCACATGACCGAGCAGGTGGATGGCCTCATGAACGGCTGCCCATCGGCGAATCAGGTTGAATTGCTTCTGGCCCGCCTGTCGCAGATGCTGCATCCGAACCACTTTCACACCTTCAACCTTCGGCACACATTGATCCAGCTGTACGGCAACGAAGCTGGCTTGGAGCTGGCCGGGCTCAGCGCTGTGCAGCTGGAGCGAAAGCTGCGCCTGTGCGATGAGCTGTACGACGTCTGCCGACGACTGGATCCTTATAGCATCAAACTGGCCATCTACGTGACCGTCATTCTGATTGAAATGGCCCACACTCTGGAGGAACAGGCTCGCCGAGCTTCGGCAGAGGGTTCTTCCCTTCTGGAACTCGCACAAGCACGTCTCAAGGAAGCTCAGGTGGTCATGGAGAAGGAGCAACAATCGGTGGCGGGCCAGAAGCTGAACGCAAAGCTCCAGAAGGAAGTCTTCGAGTGCGAAAAACAGATTTTGACTTATACCTATAACCAAAAACGGGATGTCGGtcaaaagtaa